One window of the Sebastes umbrosus isolate fSebUmb1 chromosome 1, fSebUmb1.pri, whole genome shotgun sequence genome contains the following:
- the gcnt7 gene encoding beta-1,3-galactosyl-O-glycosyl-glycoprotein beta-1,6-N-acetylglucosaminyltransferase 7: protein MRQLEGTKCSFLLCLGMSIIICSVIYMRTRTPTEPKPEPASCRPFSAECKALLPGMEEEEEWYRRDCQVESFILNSRMQCSNLTRDLHFITRPLSREEEDYPLAFIVTVHKELELFVRLLRAIYMPHNVYCIHVDDKASLEYQAAVLKLVSCFKNTFLSSRSETVTYAGFSRLQADLNCMKDLAKSEIGWRKVVNLCGQDFPVKSNLELVRYMQSKEWRDRNMTPGVKQPVSMRHRTQFQHSEIKGSHVARKGFRAKKGPPPHNLQVYFGTAYYALTRAFVDFVLKSPIAQDLLEWSKDTFSPDEHYWVTLNHIKEAPGSHIEGGWSGEIRALKWRDQEGRTHNGCKGHYVRDICIYGVEDLPWIVKTNSMFANKFESNTFPEALDCLEQWHRNKVLNQATVPIEPSWLLATQGNSSSSYFNSIAGA from the exons ATGCGCCAGCTTGAGGGGACGAAATGCAGCTTCTTGTTGTGCCTGGGGATGAGTATTATTATCTGTTCAGTCATTTACATGAGGACTAGGACGCCAACAGAGCCCAAGCCAGAGCCCGCAAGTTGCAGGCCCTTCTCCGCTGAATGTAAAGCTTTGCTGCCCGgcatggaggaagaagaggagtggTACCGCCGTGACTGCCAg GTGGAAAGCTTTATTCTGAATAGTCGCATGCAGTGTTCCAATTTGACCAGAGACCTACACTTCATCACAAGACCTCTAAGTCGCGAGGAGGAGGACTACCCTTTAGCATTCATTGTGACTGTTCACAAGGAGCTGGAGCTATTTGTGCGTCTGTTGCGGGCCATTTACATGCCACACAATGTCTACTGCATTCATGTGGATGATAAGGCCTCGCTGGAGTACCAGGCGGCTGTACTGAAGCTGGTCAGCTGCTTTAAAAATACCTTCCTCTCCAGCCGCAGCGAGACAGTGACGTACGCTGGGTTTTCCCGCCTGCAAGCAGATTTGAACTGCATGAAGGATCTAGCAAAGTCCGAGATAGGCTGGAGGAAGGTGGTGAATCTCTGTGGACAGGATTTCCCTGTCAAGAGCAACCTGGAACTGGTGCGGTACATGCAGAGCAAAGAGTGGAGGGACAGAAATATGACGCCCGGGGTCAAGCAGCCAGTGTCTATGAGGCACAGGACACAGTTCCAGCACAGCGAGATAAAGGGCTCACATGTAGCTCGGAAAGGGTTCAGAGCGAAGAAAGGTCCTCCTCCACACAATCTGCAAGTTTATTTTGGAACAGCCTACTATGCTCTCACAAGGGCTTTTGTAGACTTTGTTCTGAAAAGCCCAATAGCCCAGGACCTCTTGGAGTGGTCCAAAGACACGTTCAGTCCAGATGAGCACTACTGGGTGACACTCAACCACATCAAAG AAGCTCCAGGCAGCCACATAGAAGGAGGTTGGTCAGGAGAAATCCGGGCACTCAAGTGGAGGGATCAAGAGGGAAGGACACACAATGGCTGCAAAG GGCATTACGTACGAGACATCTGTATCTATGGAGTGGAAGATCTGCCATGGATCGTCAAGACGAACAGCATGTTCGCCAATAAGTTTGAGAGTAACACCTTTCCCGAGGCCCTGGATTGCCTGGAGCAGTGGCACAGGAACAAGGTGTTGAACCAGGCAACTGTTCCCATAGAGCCGTCATGGCTGCTGGCCACACAGGGCAACTCAAGCAGCAGCTACTTCAACAGCATTGCTGGAGCATGA
- the rtf2 gene encoding replication termination factor 2 yields MGCDGGTIPKRHELVKGPKKVEKVDRNAELAAKWKYCALSQEKLRRPIVSCDLGRLYNKDAIIEYLLDKTAERPNTEAVTHIRGIKDIKELNLTDNPEWEGERRTTKGDRYEDIHCGMFICPVVGLEMNGKHRFCYLQTCGCVFSDRALKEVKTEICHKCGDAFKYEDLIVLNGTKEEVEKLREKMGERRTKAKTKKSKKSKAAEVVSTPSESKDDTHSPQVDVTGSSLQNGDESSQSDVAGPSGSSSSSKGAKSLISAATKRSVQEMTEKSEVFKSLFTTHSSAKRTKAQTSNWVTHTPYHF; encoded by the exons ATGGGATGTGATGGAGGCACGATTCCTAAAAGACACGAGTTGGTGAAAGGTCCCAAAAAAGTGGAGAAG GTTGATAGAAATGCAGAGTTGGCTGCCAAATGGAAATACTGTGCCTTGAGCCAGGAGAAACTCAGACGGCCCATCGTGTCCTGTGATCTGGGGAG GCTCTATAACAAAGATGCTATCATTGAATACCTTCTGGATAAGACTGCTGAGAGACCCAATACTGAGGCTGTAACTCACATCCGTGGGATCAAG GATATAAAGGAACTGAACTTGACTGATAACCCtgagtgggagggagagagaaggactACTAAAGGAGACCGATATGAGGACATCCACTGTGGCATGTTCATCTGCCCTGTTGTTGGGTTGGAGATGAATGGCAAGCACAG GTTCTGTTACCTGCAGACCTGTGGCTGCGTCTTTTCTGACAGGGCCCTGAAGGAGGTCAAGACAGAAATCTGCCACAAG tgTGGGGACGCGTTTAAATATGAGGATCTCATTGTGCTCAATGGCActaaggaggaggtggagaagctAAGGGAGAAGATGGGAGAGAGGCGCACCAAAGCCAAAACCAAG AAATCAAAGAAGAGCAAAGCAGCTGAAGTTGTGTCCACACCATCAGAATCAAAAG ATGACACACATTCTCCACAAGTGGATGTAACGGGAAGCTCACTACAAAATGGTGATGAAAGCAGCCAGTCAG ATGTGGCCGGACCCTCCGgatcctccagctcctctaaaGGCGCCAAGTCTTTGATATCCGCCGCCACCAAAAGGTCCGTCCAGGAAATGACGGAGAAGTCAGAGGTCTTCAAATCCCTGTTCACCACCCACAGCTCCGCCAAGCGCACTAAAGCTCAGACATCCAACTGGGTCACCCACACCCCGTATCACTTCTAG